Genomic segment of Parachlamydia sp. AcF125:
AAGGAGGTAATTTTTCTAAAGAAATGCTAGTTGCTCTCATTCAAGCCTCTCAATCCTCTAAGGAGGGGGAGCCTTATAAGGAGGGGGAGCCTTATAAGGAGAGCGATTTTTATCCGGAAATTTGTGCTGCCTCTGCGCTGGGAGATGTGGTTAGACAAGGAGGCGAGTTTGCTAAAGAAGCTCTCGCCGCTCTTATCCAAATCCTTAAGGAAGGCAATCATGCTATCAAAATAAATGCTATCACTACCCTAATAGGAATACAACAAGGAGGCAAGTTTACGAGGGAAGTGCTAACTGCTCTCATCAAAGCCTTCAATAAAGGTGATTTTGGTGTCAAAAGTTATGTGATTAGGCATCTAGAAACAGTAGCAAAACAAGAAGGCGAGTTTGCTAAAGAAGCTTTAGCTGCTCTTATCCAAATTCTCAAGAAGGAGGAAAATTCTGATGCCAAAATGTGTGCTGCCTATGCCCTCCTAAGAATTGTGGCAAAAAATGGAGGTGAGTGTGCTGAGGAAGCATTAAATGCTCTCATCCAAGTTCTCAAGGAGGGCGATTCTGATGCCAAATGGTATGCTGCCGATGCTCTAAGAATTGTGGTAAAAAATGGAGGTGAGTTTACTGGGGAAGCGTTAAATGCTCTCATCCAAGTTCTCAAGGAGGTCGATTCTGATGGCAAATGGCATGCTGCCGATGCTCTAAGAATTGTGGTAAAAAATGGAGGTGAGTTTACTGGGGAAGCGTTAAATGCTCTCATCCAAATTTTCAAGGAGGGCGATTCTGATGGCAAATGGCATGCTGTCGATGCCCTAAGAATTGTGGTAAAAAATGGAGGTGAGTGTACTAAGGAAGCGTTAAATGCTCTCATCCAAGTTCTCAAGGGAGACGATTCTGATGACAAATGGCATGCTGTCGATGCCTTATTAGGAGTGTTAGTAGATGGAGATGAGGGTGCTGAGGAAGCGTTAAATGCTCTCATCCAAATTTTCAAGGAGGGCGATTCTGATGCCAAAAGGTGTGCTGCCGAGGTTCTACTAGGCATGGTAATGATGGGGAGCGGGTTAGCTGAGGAAGTATTAAATGCTCTCATCCAAATTCTCAAGGAGGGCGATTCTGATGCCAAAAGGTGCGCTGCCGAGGTCCTAGAAGCCATGGCAGAACATGAAGGCGAGTTAGCTGGGGAAGCATTAAATGCTCTTATTCAAATCCTCAAGGAGGTTGATTTTGATGCCAAAAGGTGTGCTGCCGATGCCCTACTAGGCATGGTAATGATGGGGGGCGGGTTAGCTGAGGAAGCATTAAATGCTCTCATCCAAATTCTCAAGGAGGGCGATTCTGAGGCCAAAAGGTGTGCTGCCGAGGTCCTAGAAGCCGAGGCAGAACATGAAGGCGAGCTAGCTGAGGAAACGTTAGATATTCTTATCCAAGTCTTCAAGAAGAGCGATTCTGTTGCCAAAAGGTTTGTGATTAAGCGTCTAGGAACAGCGAGAATGGCGACACGACAAGAAGGCGAGTTAGATGAGGAAGCATTAAATGCTCTCATCCAAAAGGGTGGTTTTGCTGTCAAAAGGTGTGTGATTAAGCATCTAGGAACAGTGGCACGACAAGAAGACGAGTTAGCTGGGGAAGCATTAAATGTTCTTATTCAAATTCTCAAGGAGGGCGATTCTGATGCCAAAAGGTGCGCTGCCGATGCCCTACTAGGCATGGTAATGATGGGGGGCGGGTTAGCTGAGGAAGCATTAAATGCTCCCATCCAAATTCTCAAGGAGGGCGATTCTGATGCCAAAAGGTGTGCTGCCGATGCCCTACTAGGCATGGTAATGATGGGGGGCGGGTTAGCTGAGGAAGCATTAAATGCTCTCATCCAAATCCTCAAGGAGGGCGATTCTGATGCCAAAAGGTGTGCTGCCGAGGTCCTAGAAGCCGAGGCAGAACATGAAGGCGAGCTAGCTGAGGAAACGTTAGATATTCTTATCCAAGTCTTCAAGAAGAGCGATTCTGTTGCCAAAAGGTTTGTGATTAAGCGTCTAGGAACAGCGAGAATGGCGACACGACAAGAAGGCGAGTTAGATGAGGAAGCATTAAATGCTCCCATCCAAAAGTGTGGTTCTGCTGTCAAAAGGTGTGTGATTAAGCATCTAGAAACAGTGGCACGACAAGAAGACGAGTTAGCTGGGGAAGCATTAAATGCTCTTATTCAAATTCTCAAGGAAGGTGATTCTGATGCCCAAATGCATGCTGCTGATGTCCTAGAAGGCGTGTTAAAACATGAAGGCGAGTTTGCTAAAAAAGCTTTAGCTACTCTCATCCAAATTCTCAAGGAAGGTGATTCTGATGCCCAAATGCATGCTGCCTATGTCCTAGAGGATGTGGCAAAACAAGGAGGTGAGTTAGCTGAGGAAGCATTAAATGCTCTCATCCAAATTCTCAATGAGGGCGATTCTAATGCCAAAAGGAGTGCTGCCTATGCCCTAATAACTGTGGCAGAACAAGGAGGTGAGTTAGTTGAGGAAGCATTAAATGCTCTCATCCAAATTCTCAAGGATGGCGATTCTGATACCAAAATGAGTGTTGCCTATACCCTAATAACTGTGGCAGAACAAGGAGGTGAGTTAGTTGAGGAAGCATTAAATGCTCTCATCCAAATTCTCAAGAATGGCGATTCTGATGCCAAAAGCAAAGCTTCAGTTTTCCTAATAATGGTGGCAGTTCAAGGAGGTGAGTTAAAAAGAGCTGAGCTAGTGGAGGAAGCATTAAATGCTCTCATCCAAATTCCCAAGGAGGGTGATTCTGATGCCAAAAGGTGTGCTGCCGAGGTCCTAAAAGTAGAGGCAGAACATGAAGGCGAGCTAGCTGAGGAAACGTTAGACGCTTTCATCCAAAACTTCAAGAAGTGTGATTCTGCTGCCAAAAGGCGTGTGATTAAGTATCTAGGAACAGCGGCGGGAAAAGAAGGCGAGTTAGCAGGGGGAGCGTTAAATGCTCTCATCCGAATTTGCAAGGAGGAGGGCGATCCTGATGCCAAATATCATGCTACCGCTTTTCTAATAAGAGCGGTAGGTCAGGAAGGTGAGTTAGCTGAGGAAGCATTAAATGCTCTCATCCAAGTTCTCAAGGAGGGCGATTTTGATGCCAAAAGGTGCGCTGCCGAGGTCCTAGAAGCTATGGCAGAACATGAAGGCAAGTTAGCTGGGGAAACGTTAAATGCCCTCGTCATCCAGGTCCTCCAGGCGAGCGATCTTTTTGCCAAAATGGATGCTCTCGATGATCTCCTTATCCAGGCCCTCCAAGCGAGCGATCCTATTGCCAAAAAGGATGCTGTCGATGCTCTCCTCCTCCTAGCCTTCCAAGCGGGCGATCCTTTTGCCAAAAGGGATGCTGTCAAAGCACTAGTTGCAGTGGCATGTGACGGAGGCGAGATTGCTAAGGAAGTGATAGATGCTTTTCTTCAAGCCTTTAGAGAGGGCGATTCTGAAGCCAAAATTTATACTGCCGAGGCTCTACGAGTGTTGACGCACCACGGTGGTAAGCTTCCGGATAATTTCCCTGCCAATGCTCTACGAGTGTTGGAGCGCCTGGGTGGTAAGCGTCTGGATAATCTCCCTAAGGAAATGATAAGTGATTCTCTTATCCAAGCTCTCAAGGAGGGCGATCGCGATATCCTAGGAACCGTGGTAGAACTAGGAGGCGAGCCTGCTAAGGAAGCATTAGATGTTTTCATTCAACTCCTACAAGAAGACCGCAAGGAGAGCTATTTTAATTCTGAATATGCCCATCCCCTAAAAGGAGTCAATAAGAATATTTTATTAAAAATGGGCATCGAAGCATTTCCTTTAATCGCTAAGATTTGTTTTTTTGCTGAAGACAGCTTTTCAGTTAAAGGCCAGCAGCTTCAAATTTCTGACCAAAGAACCACTTATGTCAGCGAGGATGAATTAATGCTCAGCTATGAGGAAATAAGAGAAAAGCTACCTGAGGAGCTTGCTGAGTGGCGGAAACGGTTAGATAACCTAAGCCAAATTGGGAGTTCTTGAGGATCTATGGATCGAACTGGACACTAAAAAAAATGAAAAAAAAGTTGGCTTAACATAACTAGAGAACTGGCGTTAAAATTTTGTTAAATTTTTATAAATTAACTGCTGTTTTAAATTTCTGGGGAAAATACCCCGAATGTTAATAAAATAGCTAAAAAAACTTGCTTAAAAAATAAAAAAACTAAACATTTGTGTTTTATAAACAACTAAGAAAATGAACCAGACACTGCTTTTCATACTTCTAAGCTTCCTGATCCCCTTCGCCATCGAAAAGCCTTAATAGCGGAATAAAAATAAGGGCTATTTCTTTTCATAAAATAAGATTGAATTAACTTTTGCGAAGGAGGCCATTATGTCTATGCAAGATTTTCCTGAAGTACAACGCTTTGAGAAGCTAGGAGATAGCGATTGGGAAACCCTTAAAAGAAAATATGTGATGGATATCCAGCCGGGAGAGCCGCCACTGCAGGCTACCCAGCAGATGCAAGCCTGTATAAGGGATCGCGATGTCGTCGACTATGCCAGCTACCGAGAAGCGATCTTGCGAATATTTCCCGCCAATTATTTTAATTTAGCCGCCGAAATAGCAGGTAGCATCGCAAAAACAGCTGAGGGTGGGTATACCTTTACGTCAGTATGGTACCAATTTATCGTCACGCAGAAGACAGCTCGTTTACCTACAGGCTTGGAAAGCTCCGAGAAATGTTTGATTGCGATTAAAGCTCCTGGAAGTCGCAAATTAACCTCTGATATTGACACTTCTATTCATACCCTCTTTAAAGGAAAAAGCTCTTTTTTTGATTGCGTAGCAGAGAGAATTAAGGTGAAAGGGCCTGATTTTGAAGGGCGGATCACTAATGCGGTGATTGAGGGTTTTTATAGCATCTCGGAAGAATTATTTAAAATGACTTCTTCTTCTCATCGAGATTCAAATGCCTATCTAGATACTTTAGCAAATGATCAAGAAAACTATCCAAAATTTCTCAACAACGAAGAAAATAATCCCTCCATTCAAGGAGCAAGGCTTTTTTCGGACGAAGAATTTACGCAAAAATTTAAAGAGTATAAACATGCAAAGCACGTGCAAGAAATAGCGGCCAGTTTATTTTCTCTGCGCCAAAGCTTGGAAGAGGAGGAATGGCAAGTATTTAAGGAGCTAGTAAAGCAAGTGCTAAGTGAAATACTAAAGGAGCTAAGCGAAACACTCCCCTCAGAGTTATCTGAAGATAGCCTAGAGGCTCACATCTTACCCTGTCAACAAGATTGTGACACTATTTTTCAAGAGGTTGAAAGCTTCCATAATCGCCACCAGGTCGTTCTTGAAAAGAAAACACAAGAGCTAAGGCGATTAGATCCTCTACCAGTGCGCGAGCAAGATATTTCTATTGCGGCTCTCAATAGGTTGTATGTAGAGTATTTAGAAAAATGTGCCACTTGCCACGAAAAAATCCTAAATTTAAGAAAAGAGAAAAAACCTTTAATTGATCAATTAGGGGAAGAAAAGGCCAAACTCCATAAAGTAAAGGCCGTGTTAGAAAGATTAGGTGGGGAGAGCGATGATGAAGACACCCAAGAGCTTATCGAAAAAAAGCAGAGGGAATACGCTTTAGCAGAAAAAAAATACAGGCAGTTGCAAGAGGCGCTGCACGAAAACCTCATAAGAACAGC
This window contains:
- a CDS encoding HEAT repeat domain-containing protein, giving the protein MQSNPVIQYHEAALPARLTAGELNKRLKDLLQLKCSSCLKDLIVQGQKFLKEAKGETLLHGIFYLATAYELYGTLNIQEYKFDRQILDQYLDTLEKSLKGGENLLHYFAVQENLSIFGYLFSERTSIKSQLNDLAGEAIKETPLYVAIRMGSISIAQFLLEQGADIKKVGDGQYAKTVLHVAVEYGQEEIVDLLLKHKDIPEILNLPQADNKYTALHLAADKGHFAILLKLINCGAHTELPDVLHHTPLEVLLEQDSLDFKMQDQCACLLLSKKEPAFFQLDNPSLKICFMNALKHGLPNVAKKLAANRLPQLQEQEGSFLEIAAEGAFPQTDAHPKGIFQEKHAAYIELIYWLLREKRMDPNQKFKSRPDFLIHQICYAGCSELLSLLIELKADLKIIDSFQNNALHYACRSPTDCADIVRILMGYDPAFVEAKNSDERLPLHLAAMTGNEKSVQCLLYQPPNQIQLDQQDKNGNTPLHLAVMAGGVASPKAKDHYCQIIAALVEKGANPNNLNKEKKTALELALKSGNEAIKEALVQAALNPQRLVNSLQNLYLSQDTLSVFRIKASQEWEFKVPLEEIYVRLGIIKNKERKARDQTLDKLSNYLQDDRVPTHETIFEPKKNIEIEKLFEHKSLMGKERKRIYLQGAAGIGKSTLCHYIAYRWAKRDLWEGLFACLFWIPLRNLTLRKYPANKKCTPARLIAKEYAGKIDLGVIKACINDPAFREKTLLVLDGYDELPSDAQANTSLAEAFQELKELFPHILITSRPGSCSFDRSCELELLGFDKKGVDCYIDKFFTQVQAEEKKANLYRLLESSSNVSSLAHIPINLTLLCCLFNEDPEFFNSTPTITMTSIYERIVNWMYKWFMLRRIDQGLSKQTKKSILSEKDLRHNNPEVINIATVFEEMAYFAMRSDTLYLKKEEIDNFRGGTITSDDLTDCGLVRIPEAEEKGYFIHLTFQEFLTASKVANQYLQGEREACQNFVRAYKFEPRYGLVFRMIAGCLSLATSSNRRYADADALQSFFDDLFAGPQDFAVRSELNLIAECFEECQNPTIVKQYKGFIKLAKDYIIHLSLLRLDYGRLLRNKNLFNHPKIRRTIGKFLSDPYNRENMLSNLSEIIRTGQRLAPEIVESIVKILKNPDSDSIVKMEAAMALGAVAQQGGNFSKEMLVALIQASQSSKEGEPYKEGEPYKESDFYPEICAASALGDVVRQGGEFAKEALAALIQILKEGNHAIKINAITTLIGIQQGGKFTREVLTALIKAFNKGDFGVKSYVIRHLETVAKQEGEFAKEALAALIQILKKEENSDAKMCAAYALLRIVAKNGGECAEEALNALIQVLKEGDSDAKWYAADALRIVVKNGGEFTGEALNALIQVLKEVDSDGKWHAADALRIVVKNGGEFTGEALNALIQIFKEGDSDGKWHAVDALRIVVKNGGECTKEALNALIQVLKGDDSDDKWHAVDALLGVLVDGDEGAEEALNALIQIFKEGDSDAKRCAAEVLLGMVMMGSGLAEEVLNALIQILKEGDSDAKRCAAEVLEAMAEHEGELAGEALNALIQILKEVDFDAKRCAADALLGMVMMGGGLAEEALNALIQILKEGDSEAKRCAAEVLEAEAEHEGELAEETLDILIQVFKKSDSVAKRFVIKRLGTARMATRQEGELDEEALNALIQKGGFAVKRCVIKHLGTVARQEDELAGEALNVLIQILKEGDSDAKRCAADALLGMVMMGGGLAEEALNAPIQILKEGDSDAKRCAADALLGMVMMGGGLAEEALNALIQILKEGDSDAKRCAAEVLEAEAEHEGELAEETLDILIQVFKKSDSVAKRFVIKRLGTARMATRQEGELDEEALNAPIQKCGSAVKRCVIKHLETVARQEDELAGEALNALIQILKEGDSDAQMHAADVLEGVLKHEGEFAKKALATLIQILKEGDSDAQMHAAYVLEDVAKQGGELAEEALNALIQILNEGDSNAKRSAAYALITVAEQGGELVEEALNALIQILKDGDSDTKMSVAYTLITVAEQGGELVEEALNALIQILKNGDSDAKSKASVFLIMVAVQGGELKRAELVEEALNALIQIPKEGDSDAKRCAAEVLKVEAEHEGELAEETLDAFIQNFKKCDSAAKRRVIKYLGTAAGKEGELAGGALNALIRICKEEGDPDAKYHATAFLIRAVGQEGELAEEALNALIQVLKEGDFDAKRCAAEVLEAMAEHEGKLAGETLNALVIQVLQASDLFAKMDALDDLLIQALQASDPIAKKDAVDALLLLAFQAGDPFAKRDAVKALVAVACDGGEIAKEVIDAFLQAFREGDSEAKIYTAEALRVLTHHGGKLPDNFPANALRVLERLGGKRLDNLPKEMISDSLIQALKEGDRDILGTVVELGGEPAKEALDVFIQLLQEDRKESYFNSEYAHPLKGVNKNILLKMGIEAFPLIAKICFFAEDSFSVKGQQLQISDQRTTYVSEDELMLSYEEIREKLPEELAEWRKRLDNLSQIGSS